Below is a window of Cytobacillus firmus DNA.
GAACGCCACGTCCTCCTAAAAGCTGCCGCTTTCGGTCGTGCGATGTTTATGCTTACGAAGCCTTCCTTGTACTGGGGGCCTCAAGTGACCTCGAGGGGGTAGGCGCTCCCCCTGAAAGCTGTCGAAGCTTTCCTTGTGGAGCTGGACAATTATCAAGTTCGAGGTTATTCTATCTTACCAATAAAAAAAACTGTCCTTCCATTCAGCCTGCATCACAGGCTTCCTAAATACAGGATAATGGAAATGGACAGATTTTGCATCTATGGCGGCCAGGAATTTTAGATTTTGCTTATAGAATACTTTGCTGCCTTTAATGTGTTATGCATTAACATGGTAATAGTCATCGGCCCCACTCCGCCCGGAACAGGAGTAATATACCCTGCTTTGTGCTTAACTGTCTCGAAATCAACATCGCCGCAAAGCTTTCCTGCCGCATTTCGATTCATGCCCACATCAATCACGATTGCACCATTTTTAACATGGTCCTCCGTAATTAAATTGGCTTTACCTGCTGCTGCCACCAGAATATCTGCCCGCTTTGTATATTCCTTTAGATTAGCTGTTTTCGAGTGACAGTAGGTGACAGTTGCATCTTTATTAAGAAACAGCTGCCCTGCAGGTTTACCTACAATGTTGCTTCTGCCAATAACCACTACATGCTTTCCGGAAATGTCCGCCCCGATGCTTTCAAGCATTTCAATGATCCCTGCAGGAGTACATGGGATATAGGCATCCTGAGCTGTCATCATCCTGCCGATATTTATGGGATGAAATCCATCCACATCTTTTTCAGGAGATATGGTCTCGATGATGGCTTTTTCATTAATATGGCTTGGGAGCGGCAGCTGGACCAGGATTCCATGGATTGCATCACTTTTGTTTAACTCAGTGATTTTTCTGATAAGCTCTTGTTCGCTGACACTTTCGGGAAGTTCAATAAGCATAGAATACATGCCCAGCTTATTGCAGGTTTTCTGCTTGTTATTCACATACGTTCTGGATGCCTGATTATCCCCAGCTAAAATAACAGCCAATCCTGGCGTGACTCCTTCTGCCTTAAGCTTTTGCACTTCAGCACCGATACGATCCTGTTTCTTTCTTGCAATTTCTTTTCCATCTATTAATTCTGCAGCCATTTGTATCCCCCTATCAGAAACTCGAAAGCGCCTTTGATAAGGACTGCCGGCTTGCATCTAGAAAGTGCCAGCATATCCAGTGTATGTTTTTTAGAGTTTTTCTTTTACCTTTGATAAAACACCATTAATAAACTTGCTTGACTGATCATCGCCGTATAGTTTGGCAATCTCAATTGCTTCATCGAGCACCACATTGGCTGGCACTTCCTCTGTTAAATACAGCAGCTCAAAAACAGATAAGCGCAGAAGATTGCGGTCTACAGTGGCAAGTCTCTCCAGCGTCCATTTTTCAAGAAATCCTTTGATTTCACTATCAATTGTTTCTTTATGCTCCAGCACACCAGATACAAGTTTGCTTAGATATTCATCGTTCTTTCCGCCCTCTAAAACATGTTCGATGGCGGTCT
It encodes the following:
- the folD gene encoding bifunctional methylenetetrahydrofolate dehydrogenase/methenyltetrahydrofolate cyclohydrolase FolD, which codes for MAAELIDGKEIARKKQDRIGAEVQKLKAEGVTPGLAVILAGDNQASRTYVNNKQKTCNKLGMYSMLIELPESVSEQELIRKITELNKSDAIHGILVQLPLPSHINEKAIIETISPEKDVDGFHPINIGRMMTAQDAYIPCTPAGIIEMLESIGADISGKHVVVIGRSNIVGKPAGQLFLNKDATVTYCHSKTANLKEYTKRADILVAAAGKANLITEDHVKNGAIVIDVGMNRNAAGKLCGDVDFETVKHKAGYITPVPGGVGPMTITMLMHNTLKAAKYSISKI
- the nusB gene encoding transcription antitermination factor NusB gives rise to the protein MKRRTAREKALQALFQIDVSGTEPETAIEHVLEGGKNDEYLSKLVSGVLEHKETIDSEIKGFLEKWTLERLATVDRNLLRLSVFELLYLTEEVPANVVLDEAIEIAKLYGDDQSSKFINGVLSKVKEKL